From [Clostridium] symbiosum, a single genomic window includes:
- a CDS encoding sulfide/dihydroorotate dehydrogenase-like FAD/NAD-binding protein produces the protein MYQILKAEKLADKIYLMVVEAPRVARSCEPGEFVIVKIDEEGERVPLTICDYDREKGTVTIVFQTVGASTERMSGLKAGDAFRDFVGPLGNPSEFVKEDPETLKKKKILFVAGGVGAAPVYPQVKWMKEHGMDVDVIVGSKTKDLLILTEEMEKQAGNLYITTDDGSFGYKGMVTEVITDLVENQGKKYDTCVAIGPMIMMKFVCLLTKKLEIPTVVSLNPIMVDGTGMCGACRVTVGDKVKFACVDGPEFDGHLVNFDEAMKRQQLYRTQEGRAMLRLQEGDTHHGGCGHCGGEE, from the coding sequence ATGTACCAGATTTTAAAAGCGGAAAAGCTGGCTGATAAAATTTATCTGATGGTCGTGGAAGCCCCAAGAGTCGCACGTTCCTGCGAACCGGGGGAGTTTGTGATTGTCAAGATAGATGAAGAAGGGGAGAGGGTTCCTCTGACCATTTGTGATTATGACCGGGAGAAGGGAACCGTGACGATTGTCTTCCAGACGGTCGGCGCATCCACGGAACGGATGAGCGGGCTGAAGGCCGGGGACGCCTTCCGCGATTTTGTCGGCCCCCTTGGAAACCCGTCCGAGTTTGTAAAAGAAGACCCGGAGACACTGAAAAAGAAGAAAATCCTTTTTGTCGCCGGAGGAGTCGGCGCCGCCCCTGTGTACCCGCAGGTGAAATGGATGAAGGAGCACGGCATGGACGTGGACGTCATCGTGGGCTCCAAGACAAAGGACCTCCTGATCCTGACGGAAGAGATGGAAAAACAGGCGGGGAACCTTTACATAACGACCGATGACGGAAGCTTTGGCTATAAGGGGATGGTGACGGAGGTCATCACGGACCTGGTGGAGAACCAGGGGAAGAAATACGACACCTGTGTGGCAATCGGCCCGATGATTATGATGAAATTCGTCTGTCTGCTGACAAAGAAGCTGGAAATTCCAACGGTGGTCAGCTTGAACCCGATTATGGTGGACGGGACCGGGATGTGCGGGGCCTGCCGCGTGACGGTGGGTGACAAGGTGAAATTCGCCTGCGTGGACGGCCCGGAATTCGACGGCCATCTGGTAAACTTTGACGAAGCCATGAAACGCCAGCAATTGTACCGC
- a CDS encoding dihydrofolate reductase has protein sequence MQLIAAVDKNWAIGQRGQMLVTIPADQKLFRQETMGKIIVMGRKTFLTLPGERPLDGRINLILTTDRNFKMKGADVCYSMDEAMEKLEWYKKERGFTDQDIYIIGGQSIYEQFLPYCDTAHITYIDYIYQADTYLVNLEKEGWIVTEESDEQTYFDLCYEFRKYRRP, from the coding sequence ATGCAGTTAATAGCGGCGGTAGACAAAAACTGGGCCATCGGGCAGAGAGGACAGATGCTGGTTACCATACCGGCGGATCAGAAGCTGTTCCGTCAGGAGACAATGGGAAAGATTATTGTAATGGGAAGAAAAACCTTCCTCACGCTTCCGGGAGAGCGCCCGTTAGACGGAAGAATCAACCTGATTCTGACGACGGACAGGAACTTTAAGATGAAGGGAGCCGATGTCTGCTACAGTATGGATGAGGCGATGGAAAAACTTGAATGGTATAAAAAAGAACGGGGATTCACGGATCAGGACATTTATATCATCGGAGGCCAGAGCATTTATGAGCAGTTCCTGCCATACTGCGATACGGCCCACATCACATACATCGACTATATATATCAGGCCGATACCTATCTTGTGAATCTGGAAAAAGAGGGATGGATTGTGACCGAGGAAAGCGACGAACAGACCTACTTTGATCTCTGTTATGAGTTCAGAAAATACAGAAGGCCATAG
- a CDS encoding MBL fold metallo-hydrolase produces MRVIDVSGVGAAAVFLIKGKSNILFEAGMAYAADLMVEKIRRELDGGKLDAVLLSHSHYDHVAGLPAVRKAWPEVKVYASERAKEILTKPSALSTIRNLSSIAAGAAGMGWNKDYRDEDLRVDMVLNDGETVQLGDHKVFAFETLGHTKCSLSYIVDNELMLCSESVGVLGPSGGYMPAFLVDYKGARESIIKSRNYHVKDIILNHYGFVREEDKPRIWDIMLEKLESSKNRMIRIMKECGSDEEALKKMESVFHEKVDKKEQPDEAFDINALSMMKTLRRQFPEEFEG; encoded by the coding sequence ATGAGAGTAATAGATGTATCCGGAGTTGGAGCGGCAGCCGTCTTCCTGATAAAGGGAAAATCGAATATCCTGTTTGAGGCGGGGATGGCCTATGCGGCTGATTTGATGGTTGAGAAAATCAGGCGTGAGCTGGATGGCGGGAAGTTGGACGCGGTTCTTTTGTCCCACTCCCATTATGACCATGTGGCAGGTCTTCCGGCTGTGCGGAAAGCCTGGCCGGAGGTGAAGGTGTATGCCTCGGAGCGGGCGAAGGAGATTCTTACGAAGCCGTCGGCGCTTTCCACCATCCGGAACTTAAGCAGTATTGCGGCCGGGGCGGCCGGCATGGGCTGGAACAAGGACTACCGGGATGAGGATTTGAGGGTCGACATGGTGCTCAATGACGGGGAAACGGTCCAGCTTGGGGATCACAAGGTATTTGCGTTTGAAACATTGGGACATACAAAATGTTCTCTTTCCTATATTGTGGACAATGAACTGATGCTGTGCAGCGAATCAGTCGGCGTGCTCGGGCCGTCCGGCGGTTATATGCCTGCATTTCTGGTGGATTATAAGGGAGCCAGGGAGTCCATTATCAAGTCCAGGAATTACCATGTGAAAGACATTATCTTAAACCACTACGGATTTGTAAGGGAAGAAGATAAACCGCGCATCTGGGATATTATGTTGGAAAAACTGGAGAGCAGTAAGAACAGGATGATCCGGATTATGAAGGAATGCGGTTCGGATGAGGAGGCCCTCAAAAAGATGGAGAGCGTCTTCCATGAGAAGGTTGATAAGAAAGAGCAGCCGGATGAGGCATTTGATATCAATGCGCTGAGCATGATGAAAACGCTGCGGCGTCAGTTTCCGGAAGAATTTGAGGGGTAA
- a CDS encoding class I SAM-dependent methyltransferase encodes MNYQDINSKTIDQWVKDGWVWGTPISHEEFERALRGDWKVVLTPNKTVPVEWFGDLRGKKVLGLASGGGQQMPLFTAAGAQCTVLDYSEKQLAQEKMVAEREGYDITIIRADMTKTLPFEDGSFDLIFHPVSNCYVEEVKPIFRECYRVLKDGGILLAGLDNGINYIFDDDEKELLNSLPFNPLKNEDHMKQLEADDSGVQFSHTMEEQIGGQLEAGFILTHIMEDINGEGNLKEHNIPCFVATRAVKRNDLQPCKLI; translated from the coding sequence ATGAACTATCAGGATATTAATTCAAAAACAATTGACCAATGGGTGAAGGATGGCTGGGTATGGGGAACCCCCATATCACACGAAGAATTTGAGCGCGCCCTCCGCGGTGACTGGAAAGTCGTGCTGACGCCGAATAAAACAGTACCGGTGGAATGGTTCGGCGATCTGCGCGGGAAGAAGGTGCTGGGACTTGCAAGCGGCGGAGGACAGCAGATGCCGCTCTTTACGGCGGCCGGAGCGCAGTGTACCGTGCTTGATTACTCAGAGAAACAACTGGCCCAGGAAAAAATGGTGGCAGAGCGCGAGGGCTACGACATTACAATTATCAGAGCCGATATGACGAAAACACTTCCATTTGAAGACGGGAGCTTTGATTTGATCTTCCATCCCGTTTCCAATTGCTATGTGGAGGAAGTAAAACCGATTTTCAGGGAGTGCTACCGGGTCCTGAAGGACGGAGGAATCCTGCTTGCGGGACTCGACAACGGCATAAACTATATTTTTGACGATGACGAGAAGGAGCTCTTGAACTCCCTGCCTTTTAATCCGCTGAAAAATGAGGATCATATGAAGCAGCTGGAGGCCGATGACAGCGGAGTACAGTTTTCCCATACAATGGAGGAGCAGATTGGCGGTCAGCTTGAGGCGGGATTCATCCTGACTCATATAATGGAAGACATTAACGGTGAAGGTAATTTAAAAGAGCACAATATCCCCTGTTTTGTCGCGACACGCGCAGTGAAAAGAAACGATCTGCAGCCGTGCAAACTTATCTGA
- a CDS encoding GNAT family N-acetyltransferase: MKKILIETERLYLAPQNIEEMNALYHSEKDSAMKQAYHEMIETMQSLPGREEWGSNWKITLSGGTQVGEIGFKGAPDAEGIVELGYGIGEEFRRNGYAAEAVKGISKWAFGRKGVRCVTAQTEPDNKASQGVLQGCGFIRDGYGEEGPLFKKYNPDTL, encoded by the coding sequence ATGAAAAAGATTTTAATTGAAACGGAACGGCTTTACCTCGCGCCGCAGAATATCGAAGAAATGAATGCTCTATATCACAGCGAAAAAGACAGTGCAATGAAACAGGCCTACCATGAAATGATCGAAACCATGCAAAGCCTGCCAGGCCGGGAAGAATGGGGCTCCAACTGGAAAATCACTCTGTCCGGCGGGACGCAGGTCGGTGAAATTGGCTTTAAGGGCGCTCCCGATGCGGAAGGAATCGTGGAGCTCGGCTACGGGATCGGTGAGGAGTTCAGACGGAACGGCTATGCGGCAGAGGCCGTAAAAGGCATATCCAAATGGGCATTTGGGCGGAAGGGTGTCAGATGCGTCACCGCCCAGACCGAACCGGATAACAAAGCATCACAAGGGGTGCTGCAGGGCTGCGGCTTTATCCGTGATGGTTACGGTGAGGAAGGCCCCCTCTTTAAAAAATATAACCCCGACACTCTTTAA
- a CDS encoding cytidylate kinase-like family protein: MTNRTVCIEREYGSNGKKIAEWLSKSTGIHCYGKNELLEAAEKYGLVQENGEDAEENEYKTYCETIKFLADKGSCIFVGTCASAVLQGRPRNFNVFIKADMESKIFWAMESEKVERDKAEEIIAQMDDKRKETRKHFAITADGKPVEYDLVVTSSKFGIEGTAEIIKNCLSRI, translated from the coding sequence ATGACGAACAGGACAGTATGTATTGAGAGAGAATATGGAAGCAACGGGAAAAAAATTGCGGAGTGGCTCTCCAAAAGCACGGGAATTCACTGCTACGGCAAGAATGAACTGTTAGAGGCTGCTGAGAAGTACGGACTGGTTCAGGAGAACGGGGAAGACGCAGAAGAGAACGAATATAAGACCTACTGTGAAACCATTAAATTTCTGGCGGACAAGGGTTCCTGTATCTTCGTAGGCACATGCGCTTCAGCAGTTCTTCAGGGAAGACCGAGGAATTTCAACGTATTTATCAAGGCCGACATGGAGAGCAAGATTTTCTGGGCCATGGAGAGTGAAAAAGTGGAGCGCGATAAGGCAGAGGAAATCATCGCCCAGATGGACGATAAACGCAAAGAAACGAGAAAGCATTTCGCGATAACTGCAGACGGAAAACCGGTGGAATATGATTTGGTAGTCACAAGCTCCAAATTCGGTATCGAAGGAACGGCGGAAATCATTAAAAACTGCCTGTCCAGAATTTAA
- a CDS encoding LysR family transcriptional regulator, producing the protein MELLQLRYFLVAAKYQHMTKAAEALQIAQPALSQSIKRLENELGVTLFDREKRNIRLNDTGRFLEKQLIPILASLEELPAALQERASQSVHTIHLNLLAASRLVTDCIIEYKQLHPDVNFRLWQNPDVENEDLCISTAFPGEELKGNGSIILKEAFFMAVPSCSSYAGRPSIRLEELQGEGFISLSNNRPMRRICDRFCLESGFTPHIICESDNPESVRNLIAAGLGIGFWPEYSWGLLSTPKVALLPIEYPVCKRDIILTRRSTEENEKVLEDFCRFLSEYAKREDVKQSSHS; encoded by the coding sequence ATGGAACTCTTACAGCTCCGCTACTTCCTCGTAGCGGCAAAATACCAGCATATGACAAAAGCGGCCGAGGCGCTTCAGATTGCCCAGCCCGCCCTCTCCCAATCCATTAAACGTCTGGAAAACGAACTGGGTGTCACACTCTTCGACCGCGAAAAAAGAAATATCCGCCTCAACGACACAGGACGTTTTCTGGAAAAACAGTTAATTCCCATCCTGGCCTCCTTAGAAGAGCTGCCGGCCGCGCTGCAGGAAAGGGCCAGCCAGTCGGTCCACACCATACACCTGAATCTGCTGGCCGCGTCAAGGCTGGTCACCGACTGTATTATTGAATATAAACAGCTCCACCCTGACGTTAATTTCCGGCTCTGGCAGAACCCCGACGTGGAAAATGAAGATTTATGCATCTCTACCGCTTTCCCTGGAGAAGAGCTGAAGGGAAATGGAAGCATTATTTTAAAAGAGGCGTTCTTTATGGCCGTTCCCTCCTGCTCGTCTTACGCAGGACGCCCTTCCATCCGCCTGGAAGAGCTGCAGGGGGAAGGTTTCATCAGCCTGTCCAATAACAGGCCGATGCGGCGCATCTGCGACCGTTTCTGTCTGGAATCCGGATTTACGCCGCATATCATCTGTGAAAGCGACAACCCCGAATCCGTACGCAACCTGATTGCGGCAGGCCTTGGCATCGGTTTCTGGCCTGAATACTCGTGGGGACTCTTATCGACGCCAAAGGTTGCCCTGCTTCCCATTGAATATCCCGTCTGTAAACGCGATATCATCCTGACCCGCCGCTCCACCGAGGAAAATGAGAAGGTACTGGAAGACTTCTGCCGTTTTCTCAGCGAATATGCAAAACGGGAGGATGTAAAACAGTCCTCCCATTCGTAA
- a CDS encoding FAD-dependent oxidoreductase, whose product MEKNRKRRTLIIGGVAGGATAAARLRRRDNDREIIVFERGDYISYANCGLPYYIGGVIQDRNALLLMNPGTMKARFDVDVRTGSEVTAIHREDKTISVLDRKTGKMYEEPYDDLVIATGSSPMVPPIPGIDGEGIYTLWTVPDTDRIKKIIKEKKPAAAAVIGGGFIGLEMAENLKKAGIEVSVIEMQNQVMAPLDYELAELLHENMTANGVNLILGDGVSSFEALEGGGTLITLSSGKTVRADMVLLSIGVKPNSGLAREAGLKLNARGGIVTDSYMKTSDDNIYAVGDVVEVENFVLETPAMIPLAGPANRQARICADNLAGDRKEYHGTMGTSVAKVFDYSAAVTGVNEKTLRAMGKEKDKDYFSILISQRSHAGYYPGSTVLHLKMLFDRDGRLFGAQAVGPEGADKRIDVIASVMRGHGTIYDLEELELAYAPPFSSAKDPVNMLGFVAENVLDGLVAFISCAGLDEMAADKEAAKNMTILDVREDVEFAEYHIPGSVHIPLGKLRERLGELDKNKMTAVICAAGIRAYNGARILMQNGFSRVQVMEGGINFYKTQHHRDFENESNRNIPAEIPGCPLDQGK is encoded by the coding sequence ATGGAAAAAAACAGAAAGAGAAGAACGCTTATCATAGGCGGAGTGGCGGGAGGAGCCACCGCGGCGGCCAGGCTCAGGAGAAGAGACAACGACAGGGAGATTATCGTATTTGAGCGCGGTGACTATATTTCCTATGCAAACTGCGGGCTGCCGTATTACATTGGCGGTGTAATCCAGGACAGGAATGCGCTGCTCTTAATGAATCCCGGGACCATGAAGGCCCGTTTTGACGTAGATGTACGGACCGGCAGCGAGGTGACGGCAATTCACAGGGAAGATAAGACGATTTCGGTGCTGGATAGGAAAACGGGAAAAATGTATGAAGAGCCTTACGACGATCTGGTGATTGCGACTGGTTCCTCCCCGATGGTCCCTCCGATACCGGGCATAGACGGGGAGGGAATCTATACGCTCTGGACCGTGCCTGATACCGACCGGATTAAGAAGATAATTAAAGAGAAGAAACCGGCCGCGGCGGCCGTGATCGGAGGCGGATTTATTGGCCTTGAAATGGCCGAGAACCTGAAGAAAGCCGGAATCGAAGTGAGCGTAATCGAGATGCAGAACCAGGTAATGGCTCCACTCGACTATGAACTTGCAGAACTGCTCCACGAAAATATGACGGCGAATGGCGTGAACCTGATTCTGGGCGACGGAGTATCCTCGTTTGAGGCGTTAGAGGGCGGCGGTACCCTGATTACGCTGAGCAGCGGGAAAACCGTCCGCGCCGACATGGTGCTTCTCTCTATTGGAGTAAAACCAAACAGCGGGCTTGCCAGGGAGGCGGGGCTTAAGCTGAATGCCCGGGGCGGCATTGTAACGGACTCTTATATGAAGACATCGGATGATAATATATATGCCGTGGGCGATGTGGTCGAGGTGGAGAATTTCGTCCTGGAAACACCGGCGATGATACCGCTTGCAGGACCGGCCAACCGGCAGGCCAGAATCTGCGCCGACAATCTGGCCGGGGACAGAAAAGAGTACCATGGAACAATGGGAACGTCGGTTGCCAAGGTCTTTGACTACTCGGCAGCCGTTACCGGAGTCAATGAGAAGACGCTCCGGGCCATGGGAAAAGAGAAGGATAAAGATTATTTTTCCATCCTCATCAGCCAGAGATCCCATGCGGGATATTATCCAGGTTCCACGGTGCTTCATCTTAAAATGCTGTTTGACCGTGACGGCCGTCTGTTCGGCGCCCAGGCCGTGGGTCCGGAGGGAGCGGATAAACGGATTGACGTGATCGCGTCGGTCATGCGCGGCCACGGTACGATCTACGATTTGGAGGAACTGGAGCTGGCGTATGCCCCACCTTTCTCATCGGCAAAGGATCCGGTCAATATGCTGGGATTTGTAGCGGAGAACGTGCTGGATGGTCTGGTGGCGTTTATCAGCTGCGCCGGACTGGATGAAATGGCGGCGGATAAAGAGGCGGCAAAGAATATGACGATCCTGGATGTAAGGGAGGATGTCGAATTTGCCGAATACCACATTCCCGGCTCCGTGCATATTCCTCTTGGCAAACTGAGGGAGCGTCTTGGAGAGCTTGACAAGAATAAGATGACGGCCGTTATCTGCGCGGCAGGAATCAGAGCATACAACGGGGCGCGTATCCTGATGCAGAACGGTTTCTCACGCGTGCAGGTAATGGAGGGAGGAATCAATTTCTATAAAACGCAGCATCACAGAGATTTTGAGAATGAAAGCAACAGGAATATTCCTGCCGAAATCCCGGGCTGCCCGTTGGATCAGGGGAAATAG
- a CDS encoding class I SAM-dependent methyltransferase — MSYIEGNKEAWEEAFEHRQPNWGDENYIRLLNEKLPFFDENAAEELQKIHFAGKDIAQFCCNNGRELLSLVKNGANSGVGFDIAENILEQARITAEKAGITNCNFVAANILDIPEEYHNSFDLVMFTIGAITWFENLEPLFQKAADCLRPGGIMYIQDFHPIMNMLALPGAPEYDEQKIYGVAYSYFRKEPWVENEGMGYMSETYDSKTFISFSHTMAGIINAACKAGLRITGLKEYDYDVGLSEIYDGKGYPLSFILTAEK, encoded by the coding sequence ATGAGTTATATAGAAGGCAACAAAGAGGCCTGGGAAGAGGCATTTGAACACAGACAACCCAACTGGGGCGATGAAAATTACATACGGCTGCTGAATGAAAAACTTCCTTTTTTTGATGAAAACGCCGCCGAAGAACTGCAAAAGATCCATTTTGCCGGAAAGGATATTGCACAGTTCTGCTGCAATAACGGGCGTGAGCTTTTGTCGCTCGTAAAAAACGGGGCGAACTCCGGCGTCGGCTTTGATATCGCGGAAAATATCCTGGAACAGGCAAGGATAACGGCCGAAAAAGCCGGTATTACAAACTGTAACTTTGTGGCGGCCAATATTCTGGATATTCCTGAAGAATACCATAATTCTTTTGATCTCGTCATGTTTACCATCGGGGCCATCACCTGGTTTGAAAACCTGGAGCCCTTATTCCAAAAGGCGGCCGACTGCTTAAGACCGGGCGGAATCATGTATATCCAGGATTTCCATCCCATCATGAACATGCTGGCTCTGCCCGGAGCCCCTGAATACGATGAGCAGAAGATATACGGTGTGGCCTACTCTTATTTCAGAAAAGAGCCGTGGGTTGAGAACGAGGGAATGGGTTATATGTCCGAAACATATGATTCCAAAACATTCATCAGCTTTTCACATACGATGGCCGGTATTATCAATGCCGCCTGCAAGGCGGGCCTTCGGATCACGGGGCTGAAAGAATACGACTATGATGTCGGCCTGTCCGAGATTTACGACGGGAAAGGTTATCCGCTGTCCTTTATCCTAACAGCCGAAAAATAG
- a CDS encoding L,D-transpeptidase has translation MRKRKVLRTLGAVSLLTLAFSFTTLADDASRFVTGTDVNGIVIGGLTEAEAKAKIEQSYASSYNLTIIEKDGKKENINGTEIGYRVTVPSNLQEILSQQNDTGRQSGPSSDNSHTLELQASYDDALLTARIRSLECISGGNIVTTADARISPYQEGQPFTIIPEVQGNNVDAAKTEAVIKGAAVTGQSQVDLAANGCYYTVQVTKDSGELKALCDKMNQSRDMVITYTYGDNTEELTGAVFTSWFTGSADGQIQVDRTAAAAYIASLAAKYDTAGTARVFHTATGKDVTLTGPYGWKLNQAVEVEALIAMIQTGQSQTWAPQYSATAASRTAPDWGNTYVEVDLGGQHVYMFKDGALVWDAPTVTGNVSKNYTTPEGIYSLNYKQTDRILRGAKQADGSYEYESHVDYWMPFNGGIGLHDANWRSKFGGTIYQYGGSHGCINLPPAKAKLLYDLVYQGIPVICHN, from the coding sequence ATGAGAAAAAGAAAGGTCTTAAGAACTCTGGGAGCAGTGTCACTTCTGACGCTTGCGTTCAGCTTTACTACTCTGGCAGATGACGCGTCACGTTTTGTGACGGGGACAGACGTGAACGGTATTGTGATAGGAGGACTTACAGAAGCGGAAGCAAAGGCCAAAATCGAACAGTCCTACGCTTCAAGCTACAACCTGACAATTATTGAGAAGGACGGAAAGAAAGAGAATATTAACGGAACAGAGATTGGATACCGGGTTACGGTCCCCAGCAATCTGCAGGAAATCCTGAGCCAGCAGAACGACACGGGACGCCAGTCCGGCCCTTCCTCCGATAACTCCCATACACTGGAGCTGCAGGCCAGCTATGACGACGCGCTTCTCACGGCCCGTATCAGGAGCCTGGAATGCATCAGCGGAGGAAATATCGTTACAACGGCGGATGCCCGCATCTCCCCATATCAGGAGGGACAGCCGTTCACCATTATTCCCGAAGTCCAGGGCAACAACGTGGACGCCGCGAAGACGGAGGCCGTTATCAAGGGCGCCGCGGTCACGGGACAGAGCCAGGTGGATCTGGCGGCAAACGGATGTTACTACACAGTTCAGGTGACAAAGGACAGCGGGGAGCTGAAGGCGCTCTGCGATAAGATGAACCAGAGCAGGGACATGGTCATCACCTATACATACGGCGACAACACGGAAGAGCTCACCGGAGCAGTATTTACAAGCTGGTTTACCGGTTCTGCCGACGGCCAGATTCAGGTGGACAGAACCGCGGCGGCGGCATACATTGCCTCACTGGCTGCCAAATACGACACGGCAGGCACGGCCAGGGTATTCCACACCGCAACGGGCAAGGATGTGACGCTGACAGGCCCTTACGGATGGAAACTCAATCAGGCCGTGGAAGTGGAAGCTCTGATTGCGATGATACAGACGGGCCAGAGCCAGACATGGGCTCCGCAGTATTCCGCAACAGCCGCCAGCAGAACGGCGCCCGACTGGGGAAATACCTATGTGGAGGTTGATCTGGGAGGCCAGCATGTCTATATGTTTAAGGACGGCGCCCTTGTCTGGGATGCCCCGACCGTAACCGGCAACGTTTCAAAGAACTATACAACGCCGGAGGGAATCTACAGCCTCAACTACAAACAGACGGACCGAATCTTAAGAGGTGCAAAACAGGCCGACGGCTCTTATGAATACGAGAGCCATGTGGATTACTGGATGCCGTTCAACGGAGGAATCGGTCTGCATGACGCCAACTGGAGAAGCAAGTTCGGCGGTACGATTTACCAGTATGGCGGAAGCCACGGATGTATCAACCTTCCTCCGGCCAAGGCCAAGCTGCTGTACGATCTCGTATACCAGGGAATTCCGGTCATCTGCCATAATTAA
- a CDS encoding desulfoferrodoxin family protein yields the protein MNKFYRSDDKKNILLNLVSLDGGEKGIALEALKANTSDGAAEKHVPVVSINGNTVEVAIGSVAHPMLEEHYITGIYIETTSGGQFASLKPGEEPKAVFLLKDGDEFIAAYEYCNLHGLWKAGK from the coding sequence ATGAATAAATTTTACAGAAGTGACGACAAGAAAAATATCTTATTAAACCTGGTATCTTTAGACGGAGGAGAAAAAGGGATTGCCCTGGAGGCCCTTAAGGCCAACACCTCAGACGGCGCGGCTGAAAAACATGTACCCGTTGTCTCCATCAATGGAAATACCGTGGAAGTAGCCATTGGCTCCGTTGCCCATCCCATGCTGGAAGAGCACTATATCACAGGTATTTATATTGAAACAACATCCGGCGGCCAGTTCGCTTCCCTGAAACCGGGCGAAGAGCCAAAAGCCGTTTTCCTTTTAAAGGACGGCGATGAATTTATTGCAGCCTATGAGTACTGCAACCTTCACGGTCTCTGGAAGGCCGGAAAGTAA
- a CDS encoding rubredoxin, with translation MKKYVCEPCGYEYDPEVGDPDNGIAPGTAFEDIPDDWVCPLCGLGKDVFVPED, from the coding sequence ATGAAAAAATATGTATGTGAACCGTGTGGCTATGAGTATGACCCTGAGGTCGGAGATCCGGATAACGGAATTGCTCCGGGAACTGCATTTGAGGATATCCCCGACGACTGGGTATGCCCTCTCTGCGGCCTTGGCAAAGACGTTTTCGTTCCCGAAGACTGA
- a CDS encoding Crp/Fnr family transcriptional regulator, with the protein MEIQELKLFNGLTEEELQRSLVCSRSGIVEYEKEEYIFTQGEKPKWIYMILSGEILLEQANLSGRQTYAECLGARQQFGVVDLFLEREQYSYSAKARNHVKLLRISSHFFYGTCEKNCVHHSKILFNMMGVFAEEAEKNSKKIQLLTCGSLRQRIALYLLQNSGGNKRVELAMNREELAASLNAARPSLSRELSQMQEEGIIKMEGRKSIAILDYSRLQEDLADFVG; encoded by the coding sequence ATGGAAATACAGGAACTGAAACTTTTTAACGGGCTTACGGAGGAGGAACTTCAGAGAAGCCTTGTCTGTTCCCGGTCCGGGATCGTGGAATATGAAAAAGAGGAGTACATTTTTACACAGGGAGAAAAACCGAAGTGGATCTATATGATCCTGTCGGGGGAGATTCTCCTTGAGCAGGCCAATCTTTCGGGGCGCCAGACCTATGCGGAATGCCTGGGGGCGAGACAGCAGTTCGGCGTCGTGGATCTCTTCTTAGAGAGGGAACAGTACTCCTACTCTGCGAAGGCGAGAAACCACGTAAAACTGCTTCGGATTTCCAGCCATTTTTTCTACGGCACCTGTGAGAAGAACTGTGTCCATCACAGCAAAATCCTGTTTAACATGATGGGGGTGTTTGCGGAGGAGGCGGAAAAGAATTCAAAGAAAATCCAGCTTTTGACCTGCGGGAGCCTGAGACAGAGAATCGCCCTCTACCTGCTCCAGAACAGCGGAGGAAATAAGCGGGTGGAACTTGCAATGAACAGGGAGGAACTGGCCGCAAGCTTGAATGCAGCCAGGCCTTCTCTGTCCAGGGAATTGTCGCAGATGCAGGAGGAGGGGATAATTAAAATGGAGGGGCGTAAATCCATTGCAATCCTTGACTATTCCCGGCTTCAGGAAGACCTGGCCGATTTTGTAGGTTAA